Part of the Methanobrevibacter sp. genome is shown below.
GATTACAAATTAGCTAATTCACATTTTAACATCAAATCATTTGAAAAAGCTAAAGATATTGTTTTAATTCAATATGTTGCCAATGTTGAAAACGAATTGGTTTTCAAGACAAAAGAGGAAAACGGCAAATATTACATTTCAAATACTTTTGATTTGTTTATGGACAATATTGTTAATGGAAATGTTTCAAGAGATGTTTTCCAGTCAGTAAGCAGTTATTTCTATGAAGTAATTGGCAATCCTAAAAAGGATTTTTCAGATGAAAAGGAAGAGTTGATCAGTTTTTTAGTTTTAACTGAAGAATATGAGAGAAATCTTCTTGAAACTGATTTGGATCCATGTAAAATCCGTGATGATTATAGCCAGGACCGTGAAATGATTGACAAGGATGAATCTTTAAACAGGGTTCAAAAGAGTTTGGCTTTAAAAGAGCTTGTTCACATGTCAATTTGTCAGGTAGTAAATGATATAGATTTGTTTTTCACAAGGCCTTCAAATTTAACTCCTGAAGAGAATGCGGAAAAAAACAGGCAGGAGCAGAAGGCTCTTGAAAATGAATTGCAATTATCATAACTATTAAGTATTATTAAAATAATAATTATTAATATCAATTAACTTGCTGATTATATGATTACTATTACTAGAAATGAGGAAGTTGTATTAAACCAAATAAAGATATTTGATATGGAGTATACTGATGGTGTTCCATTAAACGTACTTAGAAAGGAATTGGGATTTCATGAGTATGATCTGGTTCAGATTTTGGAGGAACTTCAAGACAAGGGCCTTGTCATTTTTAATGATAATAAAGCTAGCCTAACAGATTCTGAAAAAGATGTCAATACAGTTAACTCTAAAAAAGATTTGGAAGAAATAGAGTTGAATCAGAAAGAAAAAGATTCATATGATCTAATTAAGGAATTGGTTGATGATAAAAATCTCGTTTCCAAATACACACTTGAGGGCCATTTATTGTATGGGGATTTGGAAATTACCAATTTCAGAATGTATCATATCATTTTGTCTCTTCAAAACAAGGGTCTTTTAAAAACTATCACCAAAGACGACGGAGAATATTATTTGCTTGTTGAATAATATTTCTTACAAATTTTTTATTATTGGAGTAATATTTATTTTCAAGTTCATCATAATATTTATATAATTTAAAAATCATATATTAAACTAATTATTGAAATTATGATGTGTTTTTTATGATGAGAATAAGTATGTCACTACCTAAAAAATTACTAGCAGATTTTGATGAAGTACTAAAAGAAAGGGGATACCAATCTCGTTCAAAAGGAATTCGTGATGCACTTCAAGATTATATTGTAAGATATCAATGGATGAACTCAATGGAAGGGCAAAGAATTGGTATTGTTACAATCATATATGACCACCACTACACAGGAGTAATGGAAAACCTTGCAGAGATTCAACACAGTTTCAGAAATGAAATCAACACCAGTATGCACATCCACATGACTGATAAATATTGTATGGAAATTGTAGTAGTTAATGGTGATATTGCTGAAATTCGTGATTTAACTGAAAGAATAATGAGACTTAAAGGTGTAGAGCACGTAAAACTTACAAGTACTGCTAACGGAGAAGAATTTAATGAACCTGGTCACTCACATGACCATGTACACCACCATCATTAATTTCTTTCTTATTTTTTTTAACATGAAATTCAAAACCACTCCATACCATCATGATTTGCTGAAAGATCATGACAGGTTGGCTGTTTTTTATCAGGCTATTCAGGAATATGATTCTGGTACTGATCTGGCTTATGATTTAGGTTGCGGAAGTGGGGTTTTATCTTATTTTTTAAGTTCAAAATTCAAAGAAATCAAATCATTAGAGATAGATAGAAAAACATTTAACTGTGCCCGAGAGAATTTAGCTGATTTTGATAATGTTGAAGTTATTAACAGTGATGTTTTAGACTATAATTTTACTAAAAAAGCTGATTTGATTGTATGTGAGATGCTGGATACGGCATTGGTTGATGAAGAGGAAATTCCAGTTTTAAATCATGCAAAAAAATTCCTAAAAGAGGATGGAATAATCATACCTCAGGGAGTAATCAACACTGTGGAGCTGGCAAATATTGAAAGAGATTATGTGCACTGGGATGAAGGTGTAAAATATGAAATACTTTCTGATGAAGTGGTATATTCTGAGCTAAATTTTTTACAAGACATTAACCCCGAATTCAAAATATCCTTAAATTTACAGGCCAAAAAAGAAGGAATATTAAACGGTTTGAAAATTACAACATACACAAAACTCACAGATGATATCATTGCAGGGCCATTGCCCATGCTGAATCCACCTTTATTAATTCCATTGGAAGAAAAGAAAATAAAAGTAAATGAATTTATAAATGTTGAGATAAAATATATTATGGGAAATGGGATTGAGAGTATAGAAACTAAATATTTATAGGTGTTAAAATGAACTTTAAATCTCAATTAAACAATTTTTTAACTGATTGTGAAAAATTAATAATATTAGGTGTAGGTAACGAGCTTAAAAGCGATGATGGTGTAGGACCATACATTATTAAGAAATTAAAAGAGGAAAATATAGAAAATAAAAATCTATTGTTCATAGATGCACAAACCGTTCCGGAAAACTTTACAGGAAAAATCAGAAAAGAAAATCCTACTCATTTAATCATTGTTGACGCCTGTTTAATGGACTCACAACCGGGAGATATGCAAATTGTAAATAAATATGAATTTGCAAACATAGGCATTTCAACCCATTCAATGTCATTGTCATTCTTTGTCAGATATCTGGAAAAAGACACTGATTTTAGAATAATATTTGTTGGTATTGAGCCTGAAACTATGGAAATGGGTGAAAAACCAACACTTGTGGTTGAAAAATCAGCTAACGAATTTATAGAAATTTTAAAAGAGATCATATTATGAAAATTTTATTTATTGGCTCAAGATTATATGATGATTTAGATTGGTATGTCAAATCAAAAGGAATAGAAAGTGTTTTAACCGAATCAAATGAGGATGCAATCAATTTGGATTTGCCTGATCAGGTATTTATTGTTCCAAGAGGAATGGATGGTCCTAAACAGGTTGCATTAATGCAAAATGTGGATGCAATTGTGCCGCTTATAGGCATAGACCCTCCATTAATCGATGTGGCTCATATGAAGGAAGAGGTTGAAAAGGATTATGGCATACCTGTGATTGCAGCGGGAGTAAGGGCAGTTGAATTAACTTCAAATAAAATCAAAACTAAAGGATTTTACACTGAAATTGGGGTTACAACTCCTAAATATCAAATATTAAACAGTCCTGATGAGTTGGATTTGGAGTTGCCGGTTGTCCTAAAACAGGGTGAAGGACAAGGCGGAAAGGATATCAAGGTTGCAAAAACAATTGAAGATGTTGAGGAATACTTCAAAGAATTTAACCAGGCCCTTTGTGAAGAATTTATTGAAGGTGCAGAAATATCCATTGAAGTTTTAGGATATGATGGTCAGTATGTTGCTTTGCCTCCAATTTATAAAGGTGAAACAACTTTGGAAGGAACACACCCGTTAAATAAGACTAAAACAGGTCCTTGTATGGTTGAGGGACTGGATAATAATCTGGTTCAGCACACCGCTTATAAAGTGGCCAAAAATCTGGATTCTGACGGAATATTTGAAATGGATTTCATGTATTCAAGAAAAAACAATCAGTTATATGCAATAGAAGTGAATACTCGTCCTAATGGTACAAGATATTTAACAACTGCCACATGTGGGGTTAACTCCTTATGTGAATTAGTTAATATGGCTATTGGGGAGTTTAGCTTAGCAGACATTTCAGATAAACTTCAGTATAATTATTCAACTGAAATCCCTGTGGGGGACTATAACGGACCTAAAGCAAATGAACCGATTAAATCATTTGAAAATAATGATTTTGTTGTGCATGGTCCTCAAGGATATCAAAGAGTCACAGCAAAAGCTGATTCCAAAGATGAACTAGAAAAATTAGTTGATAAATTAACTTAAAAAACTGTGTTATAAGTTATAATTATATACTATTATCAATATATATTTTAATAATCTAAATATTTGATAGTGTGATTATAATGAATAATACAGATATGTTAATTCTTTTTTTAATAACATTGTGCGCTACAATATTCTTTACATGGTATGTTAAAAGGATATTGTTAAAAGCAAGGATTGCAGATAATCCTATAGTAAGTGAACATAGACATAAAAGCGGTACTCCTACAATGGGAGGTATAGCATTTTTATTTACAATTTCCCTAATTATTGCACTGTACTATCAAAACACACCAATTTTAATCGTATCATTCATTATGCTTGCAGGAGGAATTGTAGGTTTAGTAGATGATTTAATTGGACTTAAAGTCAAAGAAGTTCAGAAAATTGTAGTAAACACTTCAAATGAAACCATTGCATTAGGAAGATTGGACGTTGAACCTAATGAGGAAGTTCGTGTTGCAACTCCTAAAGCAAAAGCAGAAGTAGATGATTTGCTTAAAGCAGGAAAAGTTGAAGTGATTGGTGAAGTTCCAATTAAAACAGAACCTGAAGAAACCGAAAAAATCATATGTCAAATTGTATTGGGATTATTTTTAGGATTGACTGGTGTTGTAACCACTTTAGGTGGTTTTGAACTAGGAATATTGGCTATTCCGGTTGTTATAATTGCAGTTTTAGGATCAATCAATTCAGTCAACTTGATTGACGGTATGGATGGTCTTGCGGCAGGAATAGTTGGAATTGCATCAATTGCATGTTGTGTATACGGTTACTTGTTTGGACCTTTAACTGTTATTCCGCCATTTTTAATACTTGCAGGTTTATGTTTAGGATTTTTAGTGTTTAACAAATATCCTGCAAAAATATTCATGGGAGATACAGGGTCATTTGTACTGGGAACTGGTTATGCAGCAGCTGTTTTAGTATGTGATATTCCATACTTTGGTGTTCTTGCATTAGGTGTGCCAATAATATCTGTTGTTGTAAGCTTGTTGCATAGGGCACATATTATTAAATTGCCTGTAGAGCCACTACATCATACTTTAAACCATTATGGAATGTCTGAAACAAAAATCGTTTGGACTTATTGGGGATTTACAGCATTATTATGTATCATAGGTATTCTTTTAAAGATGTACCTTTTCTAATTTTTTTTGGAGATTTTTTATGGATATTAAAGATTTGGCTAATTCAATTAATGGAAAACTTGTAGGGAATGATGATTTTTTCTCAATTGATGGATTTACTGGAAAGTTCACATATTTGCATGATGCTCATACAGGAGATATTGTAATAAGGGATTGGGTTGATGCAACTGGTGTTCAAATGGCCTTTAAACAGAATATTGCATGTCTGATAACTCCGCAACCTAAGGATGGAGCTGTTGAAGAGGCCAACAGATTGAATTTTCCATTAATCATTGTAGATGATATTGAATTGGCTAAAACTTATGTTATAGAAAACACTGAAACTGAAAAATTAGAAGATATTTGCGATTTAGTTAAAGCAGTTGAGGGGAAGATTGTTGGTAACGACGAGTTCTTTTCAATTGATGGATTTACCGGAAAGTTCACATTTTTAAATGATGCTCATACTGGAGATATTGTTGTAAGGCACTGGATTAATGGCACTGGCATTCAAATGGCATTCAATAAAAATATCGCTTGTCTAATCACACAAACTCCGAAGGACGGAGCTATTGAAACTGCTGAGAGATTGAATTTTCCATTGATTATAACAGATAAAATTGAGTTAGCAAATGCATATGCTTTATCACATACCATTGCCAAGTATTCTCCAACTTCAACAAATGTTGTAATCACTGGAACCAATGGTAAATCAACAACTTCCCATTTAATTTATCATATTTTAAACAATGCAGGTTATCATGTATTGACAAATACTGACAGTGAATCAGAATTCAATACTCTGATTGATCCGATGGTTTCCAAACTGATTTGTGATGAAGTTCAAAAGAATGGAAAATTGGATTATCTGGTCATTGAAGTGTCTGAAGTTCAAGGTTGGCTTGATAAACTAATGAAAAATCATGCAGCATTAATGAGTGAAGCAATTAAACCAAAAGTTGGTGTGATAACCAATATTGCAATGGATCATATTGGTCTTGTAAACTCTATTGATGATGTGTTTGAAGAAATCAGACCCGTTCCTCAGGCCATTGGCAATGGAATCACCATTTTAAATCATGATGATGAACTTGTAATGAAACTGGAAGCTGAAAACCCATTTTACACTTCAATGTCTGAACTGAAAGAGGACAATTCTGTTTACTTTAATGGGGATGCTATAATATATAAAAATAATCCGATTTTATCTGTTGACGAGTTGCCGTTTACAGGTAATCATTTTATTCAAAATATCTTGTCTGCTGTTGGAG
Proteins encoded:
- a CDS encoding methyltransferase domain-containing protein, whose product is MKFKTTPYHHDLLKDHDRLAVFYQAIQEYDSGTDLAYDLGCGSGVLSYFLSSKFKEIKSLEIDRKTFNCARENLADFDNVEVINSDVLDYNFTKKADLIVCEMLDTALVDEEEIPVLNHAKKFLKEDGIIIPQGVINTVELANIERDYVHWDEGVKYEILSDEVVYSELNFLQDINPEFKISLNLQAKKEGILNGLKITTYTKLTDDIIAGPLPMLNPPLLIPLEEKKIKVNEFINVEIKYIMGNGIESIETKYL
- the hycI gene encoding hydrogenase maturation peptidase HycI; amino-acid sequence: MNFKSQLNNFLTDCEKLIILGVGNELKSDDGVGPYIIKKLKEENIENKNLLFIDAQTVPENFTGKIRKENPTHLIIVDACLMDSQPGDMQIVNKYEFANIGISTHSMSLSFFVRYLEKDTDFRIIFVGIEPETMEMGEKPTLVVEKSANEFIEILKEIIL
- a CDS encoding acetyl-CoA carboxylase biotin carboxylase subunit family protein; the protein is MKILFIGSRLYDDLDWYVKSKGIESVLTESNEDAINLDLPDQVFIVPRGMDGPKQVALMQNVDAIVPLIGIDPPLIDVAHMKEEVEKDYGIPVIAAGVRAVELTSNKIKTKGFYTEIGVTTPKYQILNSPDELDLELPVVLKQGEGQGGKDIKVAKTIEDVEEYFKEFNQALCEEFIEGAEISIEVLGYDGQYVALPPIYKGETTLEGTHPLNKTKTGPCMVEGLDNNLVQHTAYKVAKNLDSDGIFEMDFMYSRKNNQLYAIEVNTRPNGTRYLTTATCGVNSLCELVNMAIGEFSLADISDKLQYNYSTEIPVGDYNGPKANEPIKSFENNDFVVHGPQGYQRVTAKADSKDELEKLVDKLT
- a CDS encoding glycosyltransferase family 4 protein, encoding MNNTDMLILFLITLCATIFFTWYVKRILLKARIADNPIVSEHRHKSGTPTMGGIAFLFTISLIIALYYQNTPILIVSFIMLAGGIVGLVDDLIGLKVKEVQKIVVNTSNETIALGRLDVEPNEEVRVATPKAKAEVDDLLKAGKVEVIGEVPIKTEPEETEKIICQIVLGLFLGLTGVVTTLGGFELGILAIPVVIIAVLGSINSVNLIDGMDGLAAGIVGIASIACCVYGYLFGPLTVIPPFLILAGLCLGFLVFNKYPAKIFMGDTGSFVLGTGYAAAVLVCDIPYFGVLALGVPIISVVVSLLHRAHIIKLPVEPLHHTLNHYGMSETKIVWTYWGFTALLCIIGILLKMYLF
- a CDS encoding Mur ligase family protein codes for the protein MDIKDLANSINGKLVGNDDFFSIDGFTGKFTYLHDAHTGDIVIRDWVDATGVQMAFKQNIACLITPQPKDGAVEEANRLNFPLIIVDDIELAKTYVIENTETEKLEDICDLVKAVEGKIVGNDEFFSIDGFTGKFTFLNDAHTGDIVVRHWINGTGIQMAFNKNIACLITQTPKDGAIETAERLNFPLIITDKIELANAYALSHTIAKYSPTSTNVVITGTNGKSTTSHLIYHILNNAGYHVLTNTDSESEFNTLIDPMVSKLICDEVQKNGKLDYLVIEVSEVQGWLDKLMKNHAALMSEAIKPKVGVITNIAMDHIGLVNSIDDVFEEIRPVPQAIGNGITILNHDDELVMKLEAENPFYTSMSELKEDNSVYFNGDAIIYKNNPILSVDELPFTGNHFIQNILSAVGACISLGIDIAEIVDGVKTYKALNRRFAKLNDEPLIYDDFAHNPDGIKATISETLKLLLPNQKLHVVCAIRGSRGVEINQLNVEALVESMNEDIELYLSSSNDVVNELNFVEDNEREVFFNTLKENNIEFTHFVNLKDCLEEVYQKADKNDIILLIGAQGMDPAESLLSDII
- the nikR gene encoding nickel-responsive transcriptional regulator NikR: MMRISMSLPKKLLADFDEVLKERGYQSRSKGIRDALQDYIVRYQWMNSMEGQRIGIVTIIYDHHYTGVMENLAEIQHSFRNEINTSMHIHMTDKYCMEIVVVNGDIAEIRDLTERIMRLKGVEHVKLTSTANGEEFNEPGHSHDHVHHHH